Below is a window of Cytophaga hutchinsonii ATCC 33406 DNA.
TACCGGATCAAAGGTGAGGTTTCTGTATGCAATTACAAATTTACCCTTCGACCTTACGTCAATTGAAAATTCACTTAAGGCGAGATCGTAATCATAATACTTTTTGTAATCGTTATGATAGAGATCTTTTATAATCTGTTTTTGCTGTTCCTCTGTTAACTGATATGGATTCTTCTTTGCTAATTCCGTTAAGTCTATCCCCTGAATTAAAATTGCTTTGTACAAAAACGGATCTTTATTGGCTTTATAACATTCCAGGAAGTAGTTCAATATATTATTGTCGTATCGATCAAATTCATATACCTGTAAACGTTCATCTTCATTTAACTTTTTATTCAGTTTTTCCGGAACATCATAGTGTGAGAATTTCAGTATTTCAGCAGTCTGAATACGTGAAATATATATTTTGCCATCTCTTATGGGGACTTCTTTTGTGACATTAAAAATGTTTACCAATAATTCATCTTTTTCATTTATGTCGAATATGCTTATCCAAAAAGGTGTAATCTCTCCATTCTTATTTTTGTAAGTAATGCTCAGGTATTTTCCTTCACGTATGGCTTTACCAATAAGTACGGTGATCTTTTTGTCAATCATTTCGTAATCTTCTTATTTAATAAGAATTTGCACATTCAAAAATCAGCTGGTGATCCAATATGCGTAGTTTTATTTATAAAAACAAAAACCCGTCGGACCACAACGAGCAGTCTGACGGGTTTGTATGAAATAGTTATCAGGAGGTTGTGTCTCCGCCGCGGCAGGACGCAACCACGGCAAACTCTTAGAAACAATACTGATTCGCCTCAATCAATTGAGCAGCGATTCTTCTTCTAGCATCTTTCGTATTTAACGGCGCTACTTTTGTAAAACGCTTCAAGCCCATCAACATCATACGTTGCATGTCGCCATCTGACATAGAGTTGATCGCGTTTTTACCTGCAATGTTAATGCGGTCTGCAGCATCAAATATATTCACTTTCGTCATATCGATCTGACCTTTCACTGCATCTTCGCCTTTAATAGAAATTAATTTTTCTGTACGAAGTAAGGTAGATTCAGCAACATAAATGTCGATTGCAATATCGGCAAGGTTCATTAAGATCTCCTGCTCTGTGGCAAGCTTATCCATGTACTTTTGAGCAGCAGCACCTGCAAGCATTAATAATGCTTTCTTCATGTTTTTGATCGCTTTCTTTTCATCTGCAAACAGACCTTCGTCTTCTGCACCAAAATCAGGGATCGCCATCAACTCTTTCTGCACCGCCATGGCAGGGCCCATTAGATCCAGTTCGCCTTTCATTGCTTTCTTCAGGAACATATCCATCGTAAGCATACGGTTGATCTCATTCGTCCCTTCGAAAATACGGTTGATACGGGAATCTCTGTACGAACGGTCCATCGGATAATCGGCAGAGAAACCATAACCACCTAAGATCTGAACGCCTTCATCACTTACATAATCCAATGTTTCAGAACCTGCAACTTTTAACATGGCACATTCGATGGCATATTCCTGCGCAGCAGCTAATAAGGCTTCTTCGTAAGTCTTACCTTGTTTCACCAATTCTTCTTCTGCATCCTGAATGCCTTGTCCGGCACGGTACATGGCAGACTGAACGGTATAGATCTTAATTGCCTGTTCTGCTAATTTATATTGAATGGCACCGAAGTTTGCGATCGGTTGTTTGAATTGAATACGTTCTTTTGCGTATTGGATTGAAAGTGTGCTTACACGTGTTGAACCACCTAAGGCGGCAGCGGCCAATTTAATACGTCCGATATTTAAAATGTTGAATGCAATCAAGTGTCCTTTACCAATTTCTCCTAACA
It encodes the following:
- a CDS encoding acyl-CoA dehydrogenase family protein, whose translation is MSTSSTSTDKRFKGGEYIIREQEASSIFIPEQFDEEQKMMADMARDFLATEVHPILDRIDAQEPGLMEKLLEKAGELGLLATSIPEQYEGFGKDFNTSLLLTEIVGAGHSFAVALAAHTGIGTLPILYFGTEEQKKKYLPKLASGEWKASYCLTEPGSGSDALAAKTKAVLSADGSHYILNGQKMWITNAGFADTFIVFAQIDGDKFTGFIVEKGEGVTLGNEEHKMGIKGSSTRQVFFNDCKVPKENVLGEIGKGHLIAFNILNIGRIKLAAAALGGSTRVSTLSIQYAKERIQFKQPIANFGAIQYKLAEQAIKIYTVQSAMYRAGQGIQDAEEELVKQGKTYEEALLAAAQEYAIECAMLKVAGSETLDYVSDEGVQILGGYGFSADYPMDRSYRDSRINRIFEGTNEINRMLTMDMFLKKAMKGELDLMGPAMAVQKELMAIPDFGAEDEGLFADEKKAIKNMKKALLMLAGAAAQKYMDKLATEQEILMNLADIAIDIYVAESTLLRTEKLISIKGEDAVKGQIDMTKVNIFDAADRINIAGKNAINSMSDGDMQRMMLMGLKRFTKVAPLNTKDARRRIAAQLIEANQYCF